The region TTCAAAACTCTCATAATAAACCAAACTATCATCAACTAGGTGGTGTTTTGGTGATCGTTTCATGCACTCAGTGGATTTACTCCTTCAAGCCCAAACACGACCATTCTGAGCTCCCCAGATGGCAGAGTGTCCATCCCATGATGCTGCTgattaaagctgctctgaagTTCATGCTTGGAGTGGGTGGAGGAGTACAGAAAACTAAAGGGGCGTAGCAGTCGCTCCGAACGGATAACTActtaaatacagataaaaactaGCTGGAACGAGGGAGTTCAGGGGATGTGTTATGTTTGTGGAGTTCTGTAGTGTCTAAAAGAGATTTTAATCAGGTCACAGGGAGCCCAAACCTCTGCCCCCGCCGTCTGGAAGGAGGGGGTGAGCTCCACCAGGGGTGACCAAGACGGACACCGCTGACCCAGATTAAGAAAGGGTAAGTAGAGGAGTGGGGGGCACGTCAGCTGTGCATCACGTCTCAGTCTGCACCGTTTCAGTTCATTAGTAACACCAGGAGCAGACAAGAGAGGCAGGAGTGTGCGTTGGCctatctgtgcgtgtgtgtgcagtggGAATGAAGAATACGTCAGTGACAGACGGAGAAAGTCACTAGATCTCTGACTTGACCTAGAAACggatgacacacacacacacaggtgcacAGATACTCACCAGGGAGCGAAcagtgtgtgtctctgtgaccAGCTGATGCCCCGCAGCAGCAGCCGCCACCATGTCAGACCCTCATCTTCCTCTCCCTCAATTCcacttttattcattcacaATCTGAGAGGCACTTTCTTCTGACACTTGCCCTCGAGTCGGCCCGTCAGACATTTCCCTCCTCCGCTTAGACCCCTTCTGTTCCCTTCAGTGAGCCCTGGTCACGGCAGCTAATATTGTGAGTGTTTGTATCTCTCCATCTTGAACCTCACAGTTGATGTCTCCCCTTCatatagaaaacaaatatttgatctTTACCTCAGTTTACCTCACATGTCTCAAGGTTTTCTCGAAAACTCTTTCACCCCAGTCACATTGCTGTTTACGATCAGAAATCTAGCGATCAGTTTATTTCCACTTTAGTTTCCTCCATCCGCCACAGTTTccaggcttcttcttccatctTGCATCCAGCTGCACTTTTGAAGCCAGTAACATAATGACCAGAttcaaagagtttttatttacaagttgCACTCCGGGGGTTTATAAAGCGTGGCTGTGAAGAGGCATTGTTCATAACTGCAAGATCAGAACTCTAGTTCAGGTCTGTTTTAAGTGAATTCACAATCAATCACACAAGGTACACGTTCAGTGATTGCTgtccgagagtttcattaaaatctgtccagtgcttcCTGGGATAATTTGCtggcagacagacacaaacacaagcaaaaaacatcatcgcccaccttttgccttttggcagcaagGATAAAAATAATCACACAATCATCTGGTAGTAAAATGGTCAAAAATGTTTCATGCATTTTGATTTTGGGTGAAGTCCTGATTGTGGTTTTGCAGCTAAAACCAAACAGACTGTGGATTCCTTTCACTGTGGAAACAGCTATCAactgtgtctctgtgctgtcTGCGAACacttgctttttgtctttttttttttttctttgtagttttaaaagcacTAAAATTGTTTCAGAGGAGAGTTTTAGTTCGTCCTCTCAACAGTCTGTTGGGCGCCTGGCTGGAAAACGCCACTGTGTGCTTCCACGAGAATGACTATTTGCCGATCCGAAATACAATTTTGAATTCAAAAGCCGCTTGAGAGGAGCGATGGGGAAGATGTTGTGACGAATCAGATCGTGCTACACCAACCGGCACCGACCGCAGTCACCAAGTCTGGCCTTGCTTACACAAAGCCAGATGTTTATCCTCATTGGACGGCCCCAGCGTAAACCATCTGTTCCAGTAAGTTGATGAAAACGACAAAACAATAGTGTGACCAGCACCTGGCAGCCTCCCCTCCTGGCCTAGTTGCATATATTCAGGTTGTTTTGCCCCTAAGTGGTGGCCATGGGCTTTATGGCCTTCTGTGGGTTGAGTCCCATGAAGTACGGCTCCGGCGACTGGTTTCAGTCCTGCTCGAAGAGAGTGAGAGCAGTAAAATCTTTACAGTCAAGGACATGAACTGGGCCACCTGACAGCATGGTGATGTCAACAGAGCAGTTCCCACAACTGGAAGCTGAAACAGAGTGAAACCATTACCGTCTTACTGAATTACTACCTAAggtgtttcaaattaaaataaaagttgcttaTTTCTTGATCATTTCTAAATGGTTCAAtaaaaggcaactggactttgCCATCAACCACTGGAGTCCGCAAACGTTTGCAATTCTTACTCGCAGCCACAAGCTGAGTCCAAAAAATGACAAGTGTGTCACTCAATTCCCTGACAGAATAGGTGTCCTCTCATCTGAAGAATTCCGGCGAATTCGCCTTGCGCAAGCTTAAACAAGAGACTCTAAGACTACTAACAAATGGGCGatacaaaacaacaatgtgCATAAAATGTCATGTCACTGCTTGGGTCACGAGGGACAAAAAGCTCGGGATCTGTAGGCTGTTCAAAGCTGACGGAGAAGACTGAGGCGTCTTTGATGAAGGACGGAGTGAAAACACTgcgcagaggaggaagaggaggaggaatcCTTCATGACACATCAGGCTGAAGAATTAAGTTTCACTGTGTTGCTCGCTACTTAATTATGCCCCCATGATGGCCCTGCACTTGTGGATGAAAAAGATCCTCTTCTGCTTGCAACACTGGCTCTCCACATGACAGTTTGGCTGATGCTCATTACTCAACACTCCTTTCCTCTGGAAGTAAAAGGAGACACTCTGTTTATGTTGGGACAAGGTGTTTGAGGTGTAAAAATGAGAGGAGGGGTGAGATAGTGACCTGATCACCAGCTGTGGAAACAGAGTTATTCATGAGATGAGCTCATGCTCAAGACTATTCTCATAAAGTAGTATTTTTCCCTCCTTTGAagtaaatagaaaaaaacaatagattGAGATTTAattgagagagaaagagagggagggagggagggagcgaAAAAGGAGAAGGGAGGGGTGCTGCTAATTATGCGTGACGATTGTTGATGGCTTGATTGTCTGCGTCCAGCTGCACGGAGGAGcagggagagggagggggagggagaaGGGGAGGCAGACTCACTGACGCCGGCCTCGGAATTCTCCCATCCATTGAAAGAGAGAGCCGATTGTGTCCGGGGCCTTTCCGACAAGCACCTGATCTTTGCTCAGACACActgctgcatgtgtgtgtgtgtgtgtgtgtgtgcgcgcgcgcgggtgtgtgtgagtgtgagtgggtgggtgtgtgtttcGCACAGATTTACCCACTGAGAACGCTGATATCTGTAAACAAATACCAGAGACGAAAATAAAGCTTTCATTCTGAATTATTGACAATTTGTGCAAAAATGGCTCCTAAATGTCCGCTTAAATGTCAGTTCCAATCCGCCGAAGCTTCTTATTTTCCCACCAGATCTGGGAAATCTGGAGCGATATTTCCCCACCCCTCTTCTTGACATATTTCAGAGAACTATTTGAGGTCAAAGTTTTGTTTGGATAAACGGCGCCACTCTCATAATTCGTCTTTAAAACAGCGCCGGATCGAAGTCCTGTCTCACGGTTCAATATTATGGTTTGCTCTAAAGTGAGGTTGCTGAGTGACTTGTCACACACAGGGTCAGTGGTCGAGGAAGGGAGAGGGAAAGAGGAAGGCAGATGTGGCTCCAACATCTGTTAAACCTCTGTATAATTGGAAGGATATCTGCCGCCTGCGTATTTACGCACACAAGAGCAAACAAAAGATAAGAATGTGGTGCTTTTACGCAACTGTAACATCATGCTATAgatcttttttctctctctggctCTCTTGTGAGGCAATGCAATAAACAGGAGcaagtttagctgtaattaaaaCAGCATTACATAACAAAAGGAAGAGTTCGCACTGTACCTCATATTTCTGCAGGCTACCATTTTGGCACGCTCAGGCCTCCGAGCAACGTGTGTGTTGctgcatgttttggttttgcCTCGGCATGGTAAAGTTTACTCATTTGTATGCTTTGCTTTAGTAATATTTGAGTGTGAGGCTTAAAACTGCtgcgttttttttaaaatatgacaaaatgcAACAGCAGACTTTAAGCAAAAAGAAGCCTCGGATGATCTGTGTGACTGACAGTTCCGGTGAGCCAATCCGATCTCTGAGCGCCTCTGCTTCTCTCCACTCCGATGGTTTCATCTGGGGGAGGCTGGGAGGGTGGGCCGTCTGCCAAGGAGGGGAGTGCGCGTCGGGGTGAATGGATGACGTCGGGAGGCTGGCGCCAGCATGTCTGGGACTGGCGCGTTAGATCAACACAGCTGGGCCGGGATAGGACACACAGCTGGCTCGGGCCTGCATTCCTCCACAAAACAGGATTgtgagaaaagaggaaaataagtCCCAAATAGGAGCAGAATGGGACGTGCTTTGATGTAAACTGAAAGGGAGCAACATTTAAGATTAGTTCAAATGTAACTTTTAGGGCAGTTTACCAGCTAAGGAGGTTAGATTTGGGCTTTAATTCCACAATTTGAGTCCATATTATGctggagaaaaatacatttcttgtAACTGAATGTTCTATAATGAAGCTTAGAATTTCACAATAAGTGAGTAGTCATCAAACTGACACTCGGATGACTGATTCCTTAATAACACCACatgattcatgtaaaaaaagctgtttttactttttttcctaTATTGCACAagtcttgtgtttgtgtctaaatgttcagatttaatggatgtttttgtaaacatgcctccatttttataaatcaaataATCGAATAAAACAAGCGCTTTCAAGAACTTGGCAGTTAATCTTTATGaagggtttttatttaacagaaacataacAAATTAATCCTTTTATGAGTCACTATGATTGCTGTTGCAGCCCgtttaaaagcaaatttaatCATCTTTCACTGTGGGGTCCTTCTGCACTTCTTAACTTTGGAAACTTTATCtaattcaaacaaacacagccaCCTGAAAAAGATAACAAACTGACTGTCAATCCCCTCCAGGGACTCTCATCCCGATTTCCTCATTCTTCCACCGGCCAATGAGAAAGCGCTTGTTTTTTGACGCCGGCCTATCAGAGCGCGATGCGAAAAGGGGGCGTGTTCAGACATCCGCAGCGTATAAAAGCGGTACCTCGCTGTCAGAGCTGCCCACAACTGTAACCAGGacaactaactaactaaccaGCCATCCAACCAGTCGGGGAAAGTACCCAGCTTACACCGAGGCAACgagctgtttgatttttttatttttgctttctctttgtttttcctccccgCTCATCATGAAAGCCATCAGTCCCGTCCGCTCGGTGAGGAGCTGCTACAGAGCCGTGTGCTGCGTCTCGGAGCAGAGTCTCACCATCAGCCGGAATAATAACCCCAAACACTCGTGCGTGGACGAGCCAGTGAGCGCCCTGTGCGACATCAACGACTGCTACTCCAAGCTGAAGGAGCTGGTGCCGAGCATCCCGCAGAACCAGACCGTCAGTCAGATGGAGATCCTGCAGCACGTCATCGACTACATCTTCGACCTGGAGATGGTGTTATCCATAAAGGTGAGGATGAGGGGGAAAGGGACTGATGCTCTGAACATCTCCAAACACTGAAGGCAGTTATTACTCATATCTGGGTAGACCTTTTAGTCgtttttatgcacattttggAAGTTTTGGTGCACTTTAACCATATCTGGTAACACACTCACTGTGGTCTGAAATCAGCATTTCCAGCTAATAATGTATATATTTTCTGCTCCTCCTTTAGACTGCTGACATTACTCGAGATTTCTCCAAAGAAGAAGAGCAGCTGTGCCATTAGGATAAAGGACTGAACATTCTGGTATGTATTATTCTCTATTGGGTCAAAAATGACATTAGAAACActaatttttcagtttttaaaatataggGCATCTATGTGGGGTTAACTCTAGCTTCAATGTGCTCTTAAGGAGAAACTTTGCTCCACACCGCGGCATATTTAGACAGGCCAGTGATTGTGGAGCGGATTCATTGCTATCTGCCTGGGGTTAATGAAAGTTCCATGCAAGGCGCCAGTCTGTCTGCTCCCCTCtgcagggaggggaggggagaggaggggagagatCTGACTTcacttttcttcctttctcttCCATGCAGGTGCAGGGAAACACATGTCTCCACTTCACTCCGGGCAAGAGGACAAGAGGGGCAGAAAGGGTGGGATAGGTATttgaaagagaaggagaagagacagaggaggaggaggaggaggaggaggaggaggaggactttcaagaaagagagagagagagagagagaaaaacaaagctgtggaTCGTTTCCGAGATGAGCAGGGATCAACAGTAGTGCACGAGCAAGAACACAGAGACTCATTCTTTGGCTCCTGAGCAGACAAATCAACACACCAAAGCAGAACCCAGGACTGGAAAGTGAAAGCGACCAACTGTCTTCCTTGCAAGCCTGAGGATTCTCTAAATGTAgaagtaaaacatttgtaattttcttttaattttttttttttgtaatgcatTCCAAACAGACCTCTTGTGGGCCCAACATGAACCCTTCTACACCAAGTCTTGTATCACCTCACATATTAATCCCcaagagcattttttt is a window of Kryptolebias marmoratus isolate JLee-2015 linkage group LG10, ASM164957v2, whole genome shotgun sequence DNA encoding:
- the id3 gene encoding DNA-binding protein inhibitor ID-3, whose translation is MKAISPVRSVRSCYRAVCCVSEQSLTISRNNNPKHSCVDEPVSALCDINDCYSKLKELVPSIPQNQTVSQMEILQHVIDYIFDLEMVLSIKTADITRDFSKEEEQLCH